The nucleotide window ACAAGGCGCCGTTTTCCGCGCTGGCCTTCAAGATTATGACCGACCCGTTTGTCGGCCAGCTCACCTTCATCCGCGTGTACTCGGGCTTCCTGCAGTCGGGCGGTTTTGTCTACAACACGACCAGGGGCAAGACCGAGCGTATCGGCCGCCTCCTGAAGATGCACGCCAACAAGCGTGAGGAAATCAAGGAAGTCTACGCGGGCGACATCGCGGCGGTCGTGGGATTGCGGAGCGTGAGCACGGGCGACACGATCTGCGACGAAAAGCAGCCGGTCCTGCTCGAAGCGATGGATTTCCCCGAAACGGTGATCTCGCTGGCGATCGAGCCCAAGACGAAGGCCGATCAGGAACGCCTCGGCATGGGGCTCGGCAAGCTGCAGGCCGAGGATCCCACCTTCCGGGTGCGGACCGACCAGGAAACCGGGCAGGTCGTGATCGCCGGGATGGGCGAGCTGCATCTGGAGATCATCGTCGACCGCCTGAAGCGCGAATTCAACGTCGAGGCGAGCGTCGGACGGCCGCAGGTCGCGTACAAGGAAACATTCACGGCCGCGGCCCAGGGCGAAGGCCGGTACATCCGGCAGACGGGCGGCCACGGCCAGTACGGCCACGCGAAGATCCGCCTGGTGCCGCGCCGGCCCGGCGAGGGGTTCGAGTTCGAGAACGCGATCGTCGGTGGCACGATTCCGCGCGAGTACATCAAGCCGATCGAGGAAGGCATCCGCGAGGCGATGACCGGCGGGGTGCTGGCCGGCTATCCGATCGACGATGTGGGCGTTGAGCTCTACGACGGATCGTTCCACGATGTCGATTCGTCCGAGATGGCCTTTAAGATTGCGGGTTCGCTGGCGTTCAAGGACGCGGCCAAGCGGGCCCATCCGGTTCTGCTCGAGCCCGTGATGCGCGTCGAAGTCGTGGTGCCCGAAGAGCACATGGGCGACGTGATTGGTGACTTGAACAGCCGCCGAGGCAAGATTCAGGCGATGGAGGCGCGCGGCGGAACGCAGATTATCCGCGCCCGCGTGCCGCTGTCGGAGATGTTCGGCTACGCGACCGACCTGCGTTCGCGGACGCAGGGGCGCGCGACCTACTCGATGCACTTCGAGCGGTACGAGCAGACGCCGCAAGCGGTGAGTGAGGAAGTGGTCGCACGGATTTCCGGTCGCTAGGGGCGCAAGGCGACCGGCCCGGCCGTAGCGCGCAGCGCGAAGGCGGGCCAGCGAGTGTTTGCGGCCAGTCCCGCCGAAGCCCGCGGGGCGAAGGCGGACAGACGAATCTTCAAGCTTCGTCTTGGCAAGCGAGCGGTAGTGGGCAGAGGGATCGCGGCGCACTTGTCATAGGGAGAACGGGAGACCAGCCATGGGGAAAGAGAAGTTCGACCGGTCGAAACCGCATGTGAACGTGGGGAC belongs to Acidobacteriota bacterium and includes:
- the fusA gene encoding elongation factor G, which produces MPRLVSLDRTRNIGIMAHIDAGKTTTTERILFYTGITYKLGEVHDGTAVMDWMEQEQERGITITSAATTCMWRDNRINIIDTPGHVDFTAEVERSLRVLDGAVAVFDAVSGVEPQSETVWRQADKYRVPRICFVNKMDRVGADFVETLRQIRTKLGANPVAIQLPIGAEAGFTGAIDLVRMKAIRYMDETLGADYVVEDIPAEYEAVAREYREHLIEKVSEVSDAILEKYLHGGEITEDEIKAVLRRRTIESVRNEKAPFVPVICGSAFKNKGVQPLLDAAVDYLPSPLDIPPIIGLVPDKGEEQTERPADDKAPFSALAFKIMTDPFVGQLTFIRVYSGFLQSGGFVYNTTRGKTERIGRLLKMHANKREEIKEVYAGDIAAVVGLRSVSTGDTICDEKQPVLLEAMDFPETVISLAIEPKTKADQERLGMGLGKLQAEDPTFRVRTDQETGQVVIAGMGELHLEIIVDRLKREFNVEASVGRPQVAYKETFTAAAQGEGRYIRQTGGHGQYGHAKIRLVPRRPGEGFEFENAIVGGTIPREYIKPIEEGIREAMTGGVLAGYPIDDVGVELYDGSFHDVDSSEMAFKIAGSLAFKDAAKRAHPVLLEPVMRVEVVVPEEHMGDVIGDLNSRRGKIQAMEARGGTQIIRARVPLSEMFGYATDLRSRTQGRATYSMHFERYEQTPQAVSEEVVARISGR